The following DNA comes from Vicia villosa cultivar HV-30 ecotype Madison, WI unplaced genomic scaffold, Vvil1.0 ctg.000509F_1_1, whole genome shotgun sequence.
tttcctgaaagggaaattgcattggattagagtaccatattatcttaagcaaaattcatattattgttatcatcaaaactaagataattgataagaacaaatcttgttctaacaatatgttGGTAGTCACAAATACATGGATCAGCTGTACTTCGACGGAATGGCGATTTGCAACTATGTTGGTTTTCGGATGACACATTTGAAATTCAAGATTCCAATACCTACTCTCGAGTCTTCCACGTGCGATATTAGTAAAGGAAGTGACCGCGGTGACCTATTAAAATTATCAAAGTTGATCATTTGGGATGAGGCTCCAATTGCTTAAAGCATTGGATAAAACCCTTAAAGACATCATGGGTGGATCCAAATCATCTGACAAGATATTTGGAGGTAAGGTCATTGTTTTTGGGGGCGACTTCCGGCAGATTCTACCAGTTATACCTAGAGGAAGCCGTTCAGATATAATTCATGTGACAATTAATTCATCGTACATATGGGATTATTGTGTTTTTTTGAAGCTTACAAAGAATATGCGACTTCAACAGTCTGGGAACAACACAAGTTCTTCTGAGCTGGAACAATTTTCGAACTGGATATTGAAACTCGAGGATGGAAAATTAGTGGAACCTAATGATGGTTATGCAGAGATTTATATTCCTCCCAAACTGTTGATATCAGATTTTGCTAATCCACTTGAAGTAATTTTTCATAATACATATCCAAATTGTGTTGTCAATTACAACAATGAGACATTCTTGCAATCAAGAGCAATATTGGTTGGAACTATTGAGACAGTTGATCAAATAAACCAGTATGTATTAGAACTTCTTCCAGGTAAGTATCATACAATACGTTTTAATATGTTTATGCGTTTTGAATCTCTTATTATGCGCattattgattaataaatttCTCCAATTTTCAAGTGAACTAAAAGAATATTTATCATCTGATTGCGTTGATACAAGTGATGGTGACAGCAATGAATCTTTCAATGTATTAACTCTTGAGTTTTTAAATACACTCAGATGTCCAGGTCTTCCCAATCATAAGATTACATTGAAGATTGGTACTCCGATCATGCTTCTTTGAAATATTGATCAATCAGAAGGTCTGCGCAATGGAACACGACTTATTGTTACAAGACTGGCATATCACGTTATCGAAGCAAAAATTATTTCAGGGAAAAACATTGGTGGTGTCGTATATATCGCGTAAATGGACATTACTCCTACTCAATCTCCATGGCCCTTTAAGATGACTAGAAGGCAATATCCTATAATGGTGTGTTA
Coding sequences within:
- the LOC131629118 gene encoding uncharacterized protein LOC131629118; translation: MGGSKSSDKIFGGKVIVFGGDFRQILPVIPRGSRSDIIHVTINSSYIWDYCVFLKLTKNMRLQQSGNNTSSSELEQFSNWILKLEDGKLVEPNDGYAEIYIPPKLLISDFANPLEVIFHNTYPNCVVNYNNETFLQSRAILVGTIETVDQINQYVLELLPEYLSSDCVDTSDGDSNESFNVLTLEFLNTLRCPGLPNHKITLKIGTPIMLL